From the Oleiharenicola lentus genome, one window contains:
- a CDS encoding glycosyltransferase, whose translation MKILIVQDYLRSGGTERHSVFMAGAFAKAGHEVTLLTFRPRGVLDLDGEQQPFAFRSLQGFDTGLDWFAPGLLRTAAEAAPDLVLCMGRMANCYAGFIQSRLPRAAVVCTMRTGKALPMLFVRSLRKCRHIVANSHVAKQVLTDNHDIHPSKITVIHNPVLRFTDESAARNLALRRYHGANPSTVVMINVAMFRPEKNQRELIELCSRLPNYLDWQLWLAGEGPTRKKCERLSHDLGLGGRVKFLGYHAEPAPLYLGADLAVLASQSESLSNFLIEAQLHGLPAVAYDIVGVGECFAPDKSGILLKNQDQAGFVTALDKLIREPALRRRFSEHSRRHAQAHFVPERQVQAHLNLFRELTKG comes from the coding sequence ATGAAAATTCTTATTGTCCAGGACTACCTTCGCAGCGGCGGCACCGAACGCCATTCCGTGTTCATGGCCGGGGCCTTCGCCAAGGCCGGCCACGAGGTCACGCTCCTCACCTTCCGCCCGCGCGGGGTGCTTGACCTCGACGGCGAGCAGCAGCCCTTTGCCTTCCGCTCGCTGCAAGGATTCGACACCGGGCTGGACTGGTTCGCCCCGGGCCTGCTCCGCACCGCCGCCGAGGCGGCGCCCGACCTCGTGCTCTGTATGGGCCGCATGGCCAACTGTTACGCCGGCTTCATCCAGTCGCGCCTGCCCCGGGCCGCTGTCGTATGCACCATGCGCACGGGCAAGGCCCTGCCGATGCTCTTTGTGCGCTCTTTGCGCAAGTGCCGCCACATCGTGGCCAACAGCCATGTCGCGAAGCAGGTGTTGACGGACAACCACGACATCCATCCTTCGAAGATCACCGTGATCCACAATCCGGTGCTGCGCTTCACCGACGAATCCGCCGCACGCAACCTGGCGCTGCGCCGCTACCACGGCGCCAATCCGAGCACGGTGGTGATGATCAATGTCGCGATGTTCCGGCCGGAGAAAAACCAGCGCGAACTCATCGAGCTCTGCTCCCGCCTCCCCAACTACCTCGACTGGCAGCTCTGGCTCGCCGGCGAGGGCCCCACCCGCAAAAAGTGCGAGCGGCTCTCCCATGATCTCGGCCTCGGCGGACGCGTGAAGTTCCTCGGCTACCACGCTGAACCCGCGCCGCTCTATCTCGGCGCCGACCTCGCCGTGCTGGCCTCCCAGAGCGAATCCCTGTCAAATTTCCTCATCGAGGCCCAGTTGCACGGCCTGCCCGCCGTGGCCTACGACATCGTCGGCGTGGGCGAATGCTTTGCCCCCGACAAGTCCGGCATCCTGCTCAAGAACCAGGATCAGGCCGGCTTTGTCACCGCGCTCGACAAGCTCATCCGCGAACCCGCTCTTCGCCGCCGCTTTTCCGAGCATTCGCGCCGCCACGCCCAGGCGCACTTCGTCCCCGAGCGTCAGGTCCAAGCCCACCTCAATCTCTTCCGCGAGCTGACGAAGGGGTAG
- a CDS encoding phage holin family protein, whose protein sequence is MNNAFVNLLLRWLILALGVLLAEKLLPGISCDSGLTLVVVVLLLSLFNVVLKPLLLLFTLPFIILTMGLGIWLINAVLLYGVGKLVDGFHVAGFGSALVGALIVSVTNMIINRLLASPTKPPTRPPGPGKRDDVIDV, encoded by the coding sequence ATGAACAATGCGTTCGTCAACCTGCTGCTGCGCTGGCTGATCCTCGCGCTCGGCGTGTTGCTCGCCGAAAAGCTGCTGCCAGGCATCAGCTGCGACAGCGGTCTCACCCTCGTGGTCGTGGTGCTGCTGCTGAGTCTCTTCAACGTGGTGCTCAAGCCGTTGCTGCTGCTTTTCACCCTGCCGTTCATCATCCTCACGATGGGCCTCGGCATCTGGCTCATCAACGCCGTGCTCCTCTATGGGGTGGGCAAGCTGGTGGACGGTTTTCATGTGGCCGGATTCGGATCGGCCTTGGTGGGCGCGCTGATTGTGAGCGTGACGAACATGATCATCAACCGCCTGCTCGCCTCGCCGACCAAGCCGCCGACCC